A portion of the Chlamydia caviae GPIC genome contains these proteins:
- a CDS encoding lipid A biosynthesis lauroyl acyltransferase, translating to MLKSIRRAKQTILDSFVYYLGISFISIFKHIPRSLLCCFGRVLGTIVFYTISDYRKTALTNLALAFPYKSFKERKHIAKHSIQHVMITVLELLAVEGLIGNIDSLISIATEETHPEGFCGGDVLTQKELADTFSKLNENEGIILFCGHQANWELPFLFITRDYPGLAFAKPIKNARLNKKIFSLRETFKGKIISPKQGIHSALQALQQGHIIGIVGDQALLISSYAYPLFGHEAFTTTSPALLAYKTGKPVIAIAVFRHENGYRIVPSKKFYADKSLPIKEATSSLMDNLMGFLEKGIAHKPEQWMWMHKRWKRKLFSHLKKRHAYSHILVIANYATLGNFQGFLTDLADLYSGASLTLALEIPTNEKIPTDDFPQYTIKEFSSLEALHTLPNSFPAVFDLVGLPKNLHKHFKTTGSKTLYTQKTLERKLLHPQASLITALKNFSKKS from the coding sequence ATGTTAAAGAGCATACGTCGCGCGAAACAAACTATCCTTGATTCGTTCGTTTACTATTTAGGAATATCGTTCATCAGTATTTTTAAACATATTCCCCGCTCTCTTCTATGTTGTTTTGGAAGAGTTTTAGGCACTATCGTTTTCTATACCATCTCTGACTACAGGAAAACAGCACTTACAAATTTAGCCCTTGCTTTTCCCTATAAGTCTTTTAAAGAGAGAAAGCACATTGCTAAACACTCTATACAACATGTGATGATTACTGTTTTAGAGTTATTAGCTGTGGAGGGATTAATAGGGAATATAGATAGTTTAATTTCAATAGCAACTGAGGAAACCCATCCGGAAGGATTCTGCGGTGGCGACGTCCTGACACAAAAAGAATTGGCAGATACATTTTCCAAGCTGAATGAAAACGAAGGGATTATTTTATTTTGTGGTCATCAAGCAAATTGGGAACTTCCTTTTCTTTTTATCACTCGAGATTATCCTGGTTTAGCATTTGCAAAACCGATAAAAAATGCCCGATTAAACAAAAAAATTTTTTCTCTACGGGAAACCTTTAAAGGGAAAATTATTAGCCCAAAACAAGGCATACATTCTGCCCTTCAAGCTCTACAACAAGGACACATTATTGGTATAGTTGGTGATCAAGCATTACTCATATCCTCTTATGCATATCCCTTATTTGGGCATGAAGCTTTCACAACAACATCTCCAGCACTACTCGCCTATAAAACAGGAAAACCGGTAATAGCCATAGCAGTGTTTCGTCATGAAAACGGGTATAGAATTGTTCCTAGTAAGAAGTTTTATGCTGATAAATCTTTACCCATCAAAGAAGCCACCTCTTCACTGATGGACAATCTCATGGGATTCTTAGAAAAAGGTATAGCGCATAAGCCTGAACAGTGGATGTGGATGCATAAACGATGGAAACGAAAGCTCTTCAGCCATCTGAAAAAGAGACATGCCTATAGCCATATTCTCGTTATTGCCAATTACGCTACTCTGGGAAATTTTCAGGGATTCCTTACGGATCTTGCCGATCTGTATTCAGGGGCTTCACTAACATTAGCTTTAGAAATCCCAACGAATGAGAAGATCCCTACCGACGATTTCCCTCAATACACTATAAAAGAATTCTCATCTCTTGAAGCTCTACACACCCTTCCTAATAGCTTCCCCGCTGTTTTTGATCTTGTAGGGCTCCCCAAAAACCTACACAAACATTTTAAAACAACAGGTTCCAAGACTCTTTATACACAAAAAACACTAGAAAGAAAGCTTCTCCATCCACAAGCATCTTTAATTACCGCATTAAAGAATTTCTCAAAAAAATCTTAA
- the pyk gene encoding pyruvate kinase — translation MIARTKIICTIGPATNTPEMLEKLLDAGMNVARLNFSHGTHESHGETIRLLKELREKKGAPLAIMLDTKGPEIRLGNIPTPIQVSRGQKITLVGKEVEGSAEGGVTLHPQCVFPYVREGVDVLIDDGYIQAVVTSVGEDHLELEFINSGELKSHKSLSIREIDLALPFMTDKDINDLQFGVAQGVDVIAASFVRYAEDIESMRKCLADAGRPDMPIIAKIENRLGVENFSQIAKASDGIMIARGDLGIELSVVEVPNLQKFMAKMSREMGRFCITATQMLESMIRNVLPTRAEVSDVANAIYDGTSAVMLSGETASGSYPVAAVKIMRSVIQETEKNLNYKSFLELSDSECAVKVSPYLKSIGLSGIQIAEKADAKAIIVYTESGGSPIFLSKYRPRFPIIAVTPNLSVYYRLALEWGVYPMLTQESDRAVWRHQACIYGIERGILSNYDKILVLSRGAQMKDTNNLTLTTVNDIITASAK, via the coding sequence ATGATCGCAAGAACGAAAATCATTTGTACTATAGGTCCAGCAACAAACACTCCAGAAATGCTTGAGAAGCTTTTAGATGCGGGTATGAATGTTGCTAGGTTGAATTTTAGTCATGGTACTCATGAAAGTCATGGTGAGACAATTCGTCTTCTTAAGGAATTGCGAGAAAAGAAAGGGGCTCCTTTAGCGATTATGTTGGATACCAAGGGTCCAGAAATTCGTTTAGGGAATATTCCCACACCAATTCAGGTATCTCGAGGTCAGAAAATTACCTTAGTAGGAAAAGAGGTAGAGGGATCTGCCGAAGGTGGCGTTACCTTACATCCTCAATGTGTTTTCCCTTATGTGCGTGAGGGTGTTGATGTCTTGATAGACGATGGTTATATTCAAGCTGTTGTGACCTCTGTTGGTGAGGATCATCTAGAATTAGAGTTTATTAACTCTGGAGAATTAAAGTCGCACAAGTCTTTAAGCATAAGAGAAATTGATTTAGCTCTTCCTTTTATGACGGATAAGGATATCAATGATCTTCAGTTTGGCGTTGCGCAGGGCGTTGATGTTATTGCTGCTTCTTTTGTCCGTTATGCTGAGGATATCGAAAGTATGCGCAAGTGCTTAGCAGATGCTGGCCGTCCGGATATGCCCATTATTGCTAAGATAGAAAATCGTTTGGGAGTAGAGAATTTTTCTCAGATTGCTAAAGCTTCCGATGGGATTATGATTGCCCGTGGAGATTTAGGGATTGAGCTTTCTGTTGTTGAGGTCCCTAATTTACAGAAGTTTATGGCAAAGATGTCTCGTGAAATGGGACGTTTTTGCATTACCGCTACGCAAATGTTAGAATCTATGATTCGCAATGTTTTACCGACACGAGCAGAAGTTTCTGATGTTGCTAATGCTATTTATGATGGTACCTCAGCAGTAATGTTATCTGGGGAAACGGCCTCGGGAAGTTATCCTGTCGCGGCTGTGAAAATTATGCGTTCTGTGATTCAAGAGACAGAAAAAAATCTTAATTATAAGTCTTTCTTAGAACTTAGCGATAGTGAATGTGCTGTTAAGGTATCCCCTTATCTTAAGTCTATAGGTTTATCAGGAATTCAAATTGCTGAGAAAGCTGATGCTAAAGCCATTATCGTTTACACGGAATCCGGAGGATCACCCATTTTCCTTTCTAAATACCGTCCGCGTTTTCCAATTATTGCTGTTACACCAAATCTATCTGTGTATTACAGGCTTGCTTTAGAGTGGGGAGTCTATCCTATGCTTACGCAAGAGTCAGACCGTGCAGTATGGAGACATCAAGCTTGTATTTATGGAATCGAAAGAGGAATTTTATCAAATTATGATAAGATTTTAGTTTTGAGTCGTGGCGCTCAAATGAAAGATACTAATAATCTTACCTTAACAACGGTAAATGATATCATCACAGCATCAGCTAAATAA
- the uvrA gene encoding excinuclease ABC subunit UvrA: protein MPSLPVHISGITVRNLKNISIEFLPGEIVLLTGVSGSGKSSLAFDTVYAAGRKRYVATLPAFFATNLSPLPDPTVEKIHGLSPTIAVKQNHFAYHAHSTVGSAAELSQHLALLFSLDGEARDPHTKQTLHLQSKEKILATLATIPEGTQVTILAPLINISRASIQECVRQGYTKIRIDNVISSIYPFLTSPLSEESPVAIVVDSFIKNESNNARMKVSLFSALDLGQGKCSISTETYEETFSTQVYIPETQQTYAPLTPQVFSPHSLEDRCTQCQGSGIYITIDDPSLIQNDLSIRENCCKLAGNCSTYFYHALYQSLADTLNFSLDTPWKDLPDSVQNAFLYGQKHLVLPVRLFDPTLGKKPLSHKVWRGILNEIGEKVRYAAKPSKYIPEGTSATSCPTCQGTGIGEYACAATWQGKTFVEFQKMPLDEFFSFTSSITPTLPSIREVLDGLNNRLSILINLGLSYLTPERTLATLSGGEQERTALAKHLGAELSGITYILDEPSIGLHPRDTHKLIQVIQKLRDQGNTILLVEHDEQMISFADRIIDIGPGAGIFGGEVLFNGTPADFLKTCDSLTASYLRHELTIDIPVRRPKTKARLTLSHATINNLKDITISLPLERITAVTGVSGSGKSSLINDTLVPAMERVIQGDKDSHLCIEEGTIERVVHITRDLPGRSQRSISLTYIKAFDDLRELFSQQPKSKRLGLTKGHFSFNLSLGACTECQGIGSITLDNHTPIPCPLCHGKRFQPQILEVRYQGKNIADILAMTAYEAEKFFMSTPHIHEKIHALCSLGLDHLPLGRPLSSLSGGEIQRLKLTYELLAPSKKPTLYILDEPTTGLHTHDIHALIHVLQSLTQQGHTVVVIEHNMHIVKIADYVIELGPEGGNLGGYLLASCTPEELISLNTPTAKALQPYFKKTKALPKLAEKSQNRHLLKDISIQNAYHHNLKHIDITLPRNALTAISGPSASGKHSLVFDILYAAGNIAYAELFPYYVRQALIKQTPLPQVESVRGLSPVVAIKKTGIRKNSRYSLASSLDITNGLEKLFALLGKPHCPLTGKPLKKITPQTIIDKLFQNYENSYVTITAPISPEEDLSIALEMKKKEGYLKLFANNEIYDLGEHLPEILEDPAIIIQHTKISKSHESSLLSSLTLAFSLSRTIRLHIHNQGKIQHSLSYTLGWQDSLGNSYPNITRKLLSREHSEGQCQQCCGSGNVLKLSLTAHKDKILHYSPLDLFKLFFPDISPKRVVDLIRELKISSSTQIQDLDPPTQEKLFQGTQKHAGLERILMEQCNLVPFCPLLHPLILSDTCSGCSGWGIHTYAQQVRIGETSLIDIYQEDTEFLKNLLMTLHDDQAQPIIQDLQNRLAFIDKVGLSYITLGQQQDTLSDGEHYRLHLAKKISTNLTDIVYLLEDPLSGLHPQDIPTLTKLLKELVTNNNTVIATDRNHLLELCADHTINLGPGSGPQGGYLTNPLPSSIEDDDHKKVFSKDTLEVRLSIHNISNLHVQAPLYSLVAIAGVSGSGKTSLLTEGFYKQAQKLIDTGNAHFSNVVFLDSHPLSSSQRSDISTYFDIAPYLRNFYASLTQAKALNITASMLSTNTKHGQCSDCLGLGYHLIDRAFYALEKRTCPTCSGYRIQPLSQEVVYEGKHFGKLLKTPIEEVLTIFPFLKRIQAPLQALIDSGLGYLPLGQNLSSLSLSEKISVKIARFLHLAPQEPSLFLLDEIATSLDVNKKCQLQKLFRTLISQGHSIIYVDHDIQLLKHADYIIELGPGSGKYGGKVLFSGQPKDLATSKKSVLKTYMSGL from the coding sequence ATGCCTAGCTTACCCGTTCATATTTCTGGTATTACAGTTAGAAATCTAAAAAATATTTCTATAGAATTTCTTCCTGGAGAGATTGTCTTACTTACCGGGGTATCAGGATCTGGAAAATCTTCATTAGCCTTTGATACCGTTTATGCAGCAGGAAGAAAACGGTATGTAGCCACTCTACCAGCATTTTTCGCTACGAATTTATCTCCTCTCCCCGACCCCACTGTAGAAAAAATTCACGGTCTTTCCCCAACGATTGCTGTTAAGCAAAACCATTTTGCCTATCATGCGCACTCTACTGTTGGAAGTGCCGCAGAACTCTCCCAACATCTTGCTTTATTATTCTCGCTAGATGGAGAAGCTAGAGACCCGCATACAAAACAAACTCTTCATTTACAAAGTAAGGAAAAGATTCTCGCGACACTTGCAACCATTCCTGAGGGAACGCAAGTGACCATCTTAGCACCGCTGATAAATATAAGCAGAGCTTCCATTCAAGAATGTGTGCGACAGGGATACACAAAAATCCGTATAGACAACGTCATTTCTTCTATTTATCCCTTTCTCACGTCTCCCCTTAGTGAAGAGTCCCCTGTAGCTATTGTCGTTGATTCTTTCATTAAAAATGAAAGTAACAATGCGCGTATGAAAGTTAGCTTATTTTCTGCTCTTGATCTAGGACAAGGGAAGTGTTCTATAAGCACTGAGACATATGAGGAAACTTTTTCCACGCAGGTATACATACCGGAAACCCAACAGACGTATGCACCATTAACACCACAAGTATTTTCTCCTCATAGTCTCGAAGATCGTTGTACACAGTGTCAAGGATCAGGAATCTATATTACCATTGACGATCCCTCGCTTATTCAAAATGACCTATCTATCCGAGAAAACTGTTGCAAACTAGCAGGAAACTGCTCTACGTACTTTTACCACGCTCTGTATCAATCTCTCGCCGACACCTTAAATTTTAGTTTAGACACTCCATGGAAGGATCTTCCTGATTCTGTCCAAAATGCTTTCCTCTATGGTCAAAAGCATCTTGTTCTTCCTGTACGCCTTTTTGATCCTACATTAGGAAAGAAACCCCTATCTCACAAAGTTTGGAGAGGGATTCTTAATGAGATTGGCGAAAAAGTCCGTTATGCCGCAAAACCTTCAAAATACATTCCTGAAGGGACATCAGCAACGTCCTGTCCTACATGTCAAGGAACCGGAATTGGAGAATACGCTTGTGCAGCTACATGGCAAGGAAAAACTTTTGTAGAGTTTCAGAAAATGCCTCTTGATGAGTTTTTTTCTTTTACATCTTCTATAACACCGACATTACCCTCCATTCGTGAAGTCTTAGATGGTTTAAACAATCGCCTTTCCATATTGATAAACTTAGGGCTTTCCTACCTCACCCCAGAAAGAACACTCGCAACATTATCAGGAGGAGAACAAGAACGCACAGCTTTGGCTAAACATTTAGGAGCTGAGTTATCAGGAATTACCTATATTCTTGATGAGCCCTCCATAGGACTCCATCCTCGCGATACACATAAACTGATTCAAGTAATTCAAAAATTACGCGATCAGGGAAATACCATTCTTCTTGTTGAGCATGATGAGCAGATGATCTCTTTTGCTGATCGCATTATCGACATTGGTCCAGGAGCGGGGATCTTCGGAGGTGAAGTACTATTTAATGGGACTCCCGCAGATTTTTTAAAGACTTGTGATTCACTAACAGCAAGCTATCTGCGCCATGAACTTACCATAGACATCCCTGTAAGACGCCCCAAGACAAAAGCACGTCTTACACTGTCTCATGCCACGATTAACAACTTAAAAGACATTACTATTTCTCTACCTCTAGAGAGAATAACCGCAGTGACAGGAGTTTCGGGATCAGGAAAATCTTCTTTAATTAACGACACTTTAGTTCCTGCTATGGAACGCGTTATTCAAGGAGATAAGGACTCCCATTTATGTATAGAAGAGGGCACCATAGAACGTGTCGTACATATTACTCGAGATCTCCCCGGCCGTTCTCAACGTTCTATTTCTCTAACCTATATTAAGGCTTTCGATGATCTTCGAGAATTATTCTCCCAACAGCCTAAAAGCAAACGCTTGGGATTAACAAAAGGTCATTTTAGTTTTAATCTCTCTTTAGGAGCCTGTACAGAATGTCAAGGTATAGGGTCTATAACTCTTGATAACCATACCCCCATTCCCTGTCCTCTCTGTCATGGGAAACGGTTCCAACCGCAAATTTTAGAAGTGCGCTATCAAGGAAAGAATATCGCTGACATTTTAGCAATGACAGCGTATGAAGCGGAAAAATTTTTCATGTCGACTCCCCATATTCATGAAAAAATTCATGCTTTATGCTCCTTAGGTCTTGATCATCTCCCTTTAGGAAGACCTTTATCCAGCCTATCAGGAGGAGAAATCCAAAGATTAAAACTTACCTATGAGCTACTCGCTCCTTCTAAAAAACCTACTCTTTATATTCTTGATGAACCGACAACAGGATTGCATACTCACGATATCCATGCTCTTATCCATGTTCTTCAATCTCTTACTCAACAAGGACATACTGTAGTCGTTATAGAACACAATATGCATATTGTGAAAATCGCTGATTACGTTATTGAACTAGGTCCTGAAGGAGGAAATCTCGGAGGATATCTCTTAGCCTCATGCACTCCTGAAGAACTAATTTCCCTCAATACACCTACAGCAAAAGCTCTGCAGCCATATTTTAAAAAGACGAAAGCTCTTCCTAAACTAGCTGAGAAATCTCAAAATAGGCATCTTCTCAAAGATATTTCTATTCAAAATGCCTATCATCACAACCTTAAACATATTGATATTACTCTTCCTCGCAATGCTCTAACAGCAATTTCAGGACCTTCGGCATCAGGGAAACATTCTTTAGTCTTTGATATTCTTTATGCTGCAGGAAATATTGCTTATGCTGAGCTATTTCCCTATTACGTGCGCCAAGCTCTTATTAAGCAAACCCCTCTGCCACAAGTAGAAAGTGTCCGAGGATTATCTCCAGTCGTTGCAATAAAAAAAACAGGAATACGAAAAAACTCAAGATATTCGTTAGCGTCATCTTTAGACATTACCAACGGTCTTGAAAAACTCTTTGCTCTGCTAGGAAAACCTCATTGCCCCTTAACAGGAAAACCTCTAAAAAAAATCACTCCGCAGACAATTATCGATAAACTTTTCCAAAATTATGAAAATTCTTACGTCACAATAACCGCGCCTATATCTCCTGAAGAAGACCTGTCTATTGCTCTAGAAATGAAGAAAAAAGAGGGATATTTAAAGCTATTTGCTAATAATGAGATTTATGATCTTGGAGAACATCTTCCTGAAATTCTAGAAGATCCTGCCATCATTATCCAACATACAAAAATCTCCAAAAGTCATGAATCTTCTTTGCTATCCTCATTAACGTTAGCTTTTTCCTTATCACGAACAATACGCTTACATATTCATAATCAGGGGAAAATACAACACTCTCTATCTTACACTCTAGGTTGGCAAGATTCCTTAGGAAACAGCTATCCTAATATCACGCGCAAACTCTTATCCCGAGAGCATAGCGAAGGACAATGTCAACAATGTTGTGGATCAGGGAATGTTTTAAAACTCTCTTTAACGGCACATAAAGATAAAATTCTTCATTATTCCCCCTTGGATCTCTTTAAGCTATTTTTCCCCGATATTTCTCCAAAACGTGTGGTTGATCTTATTAGAGAACTGAAGATTTCCTCATCTACGCAAATTCAAGATCTCGATCCCCCTACTCAAGAAAAATTATTTCAAGGAACTCAAAAACATGCAGGACTAGAAAGAATTCTCATGGAACAATGCAATCTTGTTCCCTTCTGTCCTCTTCTCCATCCTCTAATTCTATCCGATACATGCTCGGGATGCTCAGGATGGGGAATCCATACCTATGCGCAACAGGTGCGCATAGGGGAAACATCTCTCATAGATATCTACCAAGAAGATACCGAATTCCTCAAAAATCTGTTAATGACCCTCCATGACGATCAAGCGCAACCTATTATCCAAGATCTACAAAACCGCTTAGCATTTATTGATAAGGTTGGATTGAGCTACATCACTCTAGGGCAACAACAAGACACTTTAAGTGATGGCGAGCACTACCGCCTCCACCTAGCAAAGAAAATCTCTACAAATCTTACAGATATTGTTTATCTTCTTGAAGATCCCCTGTCAGGACTCCATCCTCAAGATATTCCAACATTAACCAAATTACTTAAAGAACTCGTTACCAACAATAACACTGTTATTGCTACAGACCGGAATCATCTATTAGAACTCTGTGCGGATCACACGATAAATTTAGGACCAGGATCAGGACCTCAAGGAGGATATCTCACCAATCCACTCCCATCATCTATAGAGGATGATGATCATAAAAAAGTTTTCTCTAAAGACACTTTAGAGGTTCGTCTCTCGATTCATAATATCTCTAATCTTCATGTACAAGCTCCTTTGTATAGTCTCGTTGCCATCGCTGGAGTGTCGGGATCTGGGAAAACCTCATTACTCACCGAAGGGTTTTATAAGCAGGCTCAAAAGCTTATCGATACTGGAAATGCGCATTTCTCAAATGTAGTGTTCCTAGATTCTCATCCGCTATCTTCTTCACAACGATCTGACATCAGCACATATTTTGATATTGCTCCATATTTGAGGAACTTCTACGCATCGCTCACACAAGCCAAAGCCTTAAATATTACAGCAAGTATGCTCAGTACAAATACAAAACATGGGCAATGTTCTGATTGCTTAGGCTTAGGATACCACCTAATAGATAGAGCTTTTTATGCTTTAGAAAAGCGCACGTGCCCGACATGTTCAGGATACCGTATTCAACCCCTATCTCAGGAGGTTGTCTATGAAGGGAAACACTTCGGGAAACTCTTGAAAACTCCTATTGAAGAGGTCCTGACTATTTTTCCTTTCCTTAAAAGAATACAGGCTCCCCTACAAGCTCTCATAGACTCAGGGCTTGGCTATCTTCCTTTAGGCCAAAATCTCTCTTCCCTATCTCTAAGTGAAAAAATCTCTGTAAAAATTGCTCGATTCCTTCACTTGGCTCCTCAAGAGCCCTCGCTATTTCTTCTAGATGAAATAGCCACCTCCTTAGATGTGAATAAGAAATGCCAATTGCAAAAGCTATTTCGCACGCTGATATCTCAAGGGCATTCTATTATCTATGTTGACCATGACATACAGCTGTTAAAACATGCCGACTATATTATAGAACTGGGACCTGGATCAGGGAAATACGGAGGAAAAGTACTCTTTTCAGGACAGCCTAAAGATCTTGCCACTTCTAAAAAGTCAGTACTAAAAACGTATATGAGTGGATTATAA